From Coffea arabica cultivar ET-39 chromosome 10e, Coffea Arabica ET-39 HiFi, whole genome shotgun sequence, one genomic window encodes:
- the LOC113712112 gene encoding exocyst complex component EXO70I-like encodes MELKENDPTLSKLRSACDDLKKLVHTSVSVDASLEEADKKFAVMHESLSMASKRVAPLQTLSIANKALDTRINRAISPALALLQSFKLSESLQRKLLELAAKLSNETAPKKRLKKLIKYVECVEKLNGSIDSISQECEPAIQKLQEVVEFLSRTKATDQYRTQQLKETLITLKALYETEVDAMKFDGLLDEALLNLQDEYESLLLQLRHEDIGQAEKDDVQEIVPTVLGSELEIEVLERISRTLASNDCMDICIDIYVKARYRRAAKALMRLNPDYLRTYTPEEIDEIEWENLETAISLWIQHFDLAVKSVLVSEKNLCSQVLRSIMEGVIWPECFTKIADKIMAVFFRFGEGVARCNKEPQKLFKLLDMFHSLEKLKPEFSETFDGEAGADICDRFRELEKLLVHAATKVFWEFGLQIEGNQDGLPPPQDGSVPKLVRYAINYLKYLASEIYSKPMAQVFRIEQSWKAGILSKPETDENLLRDAIANVMEAIQRNIESKRLRYKDKSLSNVFVMNTYWYVYMRTRNTELGKLLGDQYMKKQYKIVAEESAYLYQKQTWGALVRLLDKEELNRVNKDGIGAVARGKMEAFMKGFDEMLQKHRSLYNIPDADLRDQMGDATIKLVVPVYEEFLSTYSSVLQAKSYLSPTTVKGLLGQIFEGGNQQMGNGRSSLRQRGERDYIGGRLSISLENSREMKVGRPSVSLENSREMKGYSRSRSNSSDV; translated from the exons ATGGAGCTCAAAGAAAATGATCCAACGCTTTCCAAATTAAGATCAGCCTGTGATGATCTCAAAAAACTTGTTCATACCTCGGTTAGTGTAGATGCAAGCTTAGAAGAAGCGGATAAGAAATTTGCTGTGATGCATGAATCTCTAAGTATGGCATCAAAAAGAGTTGCTCCTTTACAAACACTTTCAATTGCTAACAAAGCTCTTGATACCAGAATAAATCGAGCAATTTCTCCTGCTCTTGCTCTTCTTCAAAGCTTCAAACTCTCCGAGTCCCTGCAACGTAAGCTCCTTGAGCTTGCCGCGAAATTATCTAATGAAACGGCACCGAAGAAGAGGCTTAAGAAATTGATCAAGTACGTGGAGTGTGTGGAAAAATTGAACGGGTCGATCGATTCTATTAGTCAAGAGTGCGAGCCAGCAATCCAGAAGTTGCAGGAAGTGGTGGAGTTTCTGAGTAGGACTAAGGCCACAGATCAGTACAGGACGCAGCAACTTAAGGAAACTTTGATCACTCTGAAGGCTCTTTATGAGACAGAGGTTGATGCAATGAAGTTTGATGGTTTGCTTGATGAGGCTTTACTGAATCTGCAAGATGAATATGAAAGCTTGTTGCTGCAGCTAAGGCATGAGGATATAGGCCAAGCAGAGAAGGATGATGTGCAGGAGATTGTGCCTACAGTGTTGGGCAGTGAGCTGGAAATTGAAGTTCTCGAACGAATTTCAAGGACCCTGGCTTCCAATGACTGTATGGATATATGCATCGATATCTATGTGAAG GCAAGATATAGAAGAGCAGCCAAAGCATTGATGAGACTGAATCCAGATTACCTGAGGACTTACACTCCCGAAGAAATTGATGAGATAGAATGGGAGAACCTAGAGACAGCAATATCCCTTTGGATCCAACACTTTGATCTGGCAGTGAAATCTGTTCTTGTATCAGAGAAGAATCTCTGCAGTCAAGTACTAAGAAGCATTATGGAGGGAGTTATATGGCCTGAGTGCTTCACCAAGATTGCTGACAAGATCATGGCTGTCTTCTTTCGGTTTGGTGAAGGGGTTGCGAGATGCAATAAAGAACCACAGAAGCTATTCAAGCTCCTAGACATGTTTCATTCCTTGGAAAAACTAAAACCTGAATTCTCAGAGACTTTTGATGGTGAAGCTGGTGCTGATATCTGTGATAGATTCCGAGAACTTGAAAAACTTTTAGTTCATGCTGCAACAAAAGTCTTTTGGGAATTTGGCCTTCAAATTGAAGGTAACCAAGACGGTCTACCTCCACCACAAGATGGCTCAGTTCCAAAATTAGTTCGATATGCCATTAACTATCTCAAATACTTGGCATCAGAAATTTACAGTAAACCCATGGCTCAGGTATTCAGGATTGAGCAATCATGGAAAGCTGGCATTCTTTCAAAGCCAGAAACAGACGAGAACTTACTCAGAGATGCTATTGCCAATGTCATGGAAGCGATCCAGAGGAACATTGAGTCAAAGCGATTACGTTACAAGGATAAATCACTTTCCAATGTATTTGTCATGAATACTTACTGGTATGTTTACATGAGGACAAGAAATACTGAACTTGGGAAGCTCCTGGGAGACCAGTACATGAAAAAGCAGTACAAAATCGTTGCAGAAGAGTCCGCATATTTGTATCAAAAGCAAACTTGGGGAGCTTTAGTGAGATTGCTTGATAAAGAAGAACTCAACAGAGTTAACAAGGATGGTATTGGAGCCGTTGCAAGGGGGAAAATGGAGGCCTTCATGAAAGGATTTGACGAGATGCTGCAAAAGCATAGAAGTTTGTACAACATTCCAGATGCAGACTTGAGAGACCAAATGGGAGATGCAACCATCAAGCTTGTAGTTCCTGTATATGAAGAGTTCTTGAGCACTTATTCTTCTGTTTTACAGGCCAAATCCTATCTATCTCCGACGACAGTCAAAGGATTGTTAGGACAAATCTTTGAGGGTGGCAACCAGCAAATGGGTAACGGGAGATCATCTCTCCGGCAGCGCGGTGAAAGAGATTATATAGGTGGAAGGCTGTCAATCTCACTCGAGAATTCTCGTGAGATGAAAGTTGGAAGGCCATCAGTCTCACTAGAGAATTCTCGCGAGATGAAAGGCTATAGCCGCTCCAGATCAAACAGCAGTGACGTGTGA
- the LOC113712267 gene encoding F-box protein At3g12350-like, with amino-acid sequence MASNGNDGDIKSSFSFSDFPEDVQICILSFLDQSELGTFASTSKRFLSLCLHDQRLWFSMCDRRWGRSKTLINKWGNGKISYKLLYKTLLEYENLIGFWRRCGTSAGTAVQPSSPLVFFEWGPFYITGSRVSPSKTGTYEVIKLPFLWISLTSKGESINYLDREGKLELSENLVDSGELSVLDNDLIPVNVSFMGKCHVVLEESVISIGNSLNSSSSPNGRFIKVHSSGNVRGEEYEDVSGSPGSLPDRLMSEIYQHFANRTSPGGNGSSRRQRRREKEKQGRRKLEPEHFVKIVNCSPTPARPLQGLWKGIGDDMSLEFYLTSYDDIGGIACRRIEDSSRPFNGYNPVFWTSSTTLIEPPFSAEEEYEYHSRVHLRPPAEADDCHDHLQRSDHGAVSRMLHMTSSYDLVIPGTTINPRQVEGRIWQYRNGTYGFGFLRNNYVIDLKHIAQDGHLLDTMEFSND; translated from the exons atggcATCAAATGGAAATGATGGGGACATaaaatcatcattttctttcTCAGATTTCCCAGAAGATGTGCAGATCTGCATCTTATCATTCCTCGACCAATCAGAGCTCGGCACGTTCGCTTCCACCTCAAAACGCTTCCTTTCTTTGTGCCTCCACGACCAGCGGCTCTGGTTCTCTATGTGCGACCGCAGGTGGGGCCGCTCTAAAACCCTCATCAATAAATGGGGCAACGGTAAAATCTCTTATAAACTTCTCTACAAAACCCTTCTTGAATACGAAAATCTAATTGGATTTTGGCGCCGGTGTGGCACCTCGGCCGGCACTGCCGTTCAACCCTCGTCGCCGCTGGTTTTCTTCGAGTGGGGCCCCTTTTATATCACGGGTTCAAGGGTTTCTCCCTCGAAAACTGGTACTTATGAGGTAATAAAGTTGCCTTTCTTATGGATTAGTTTAACATCTAAAGGTGAGTCCATAAATTATCTTGATCGCGAGGGCAAGCTGGAATTATCTGAGAATTTAGTTGATTCAGGCGAATTGTCGGTTTTAGATAATGATTTGATTCCTGTGAATGTGAGTTTTATGGGGAAATGTCATGTTGTGCTGGAGGAAAGTGTGATTTCTATTGGCAATAGTTTGAATTCAAGTTCGAGTCCAAATGGAAGGTTTATTAAGGTGCATAGTTCAGGGAATGTGAGGGGGGAGGAGTATGAGGATGTTAGTGGATCCCCTGGGAGCTTACCAGATCGTTTAATGTCAGAAATTTATCAGCATTTTGCAAATAGGACGAGTCCAGGTGGTAATGGTTCGTCAAGGAGGCAGAGGaggagggaaaaggaaaaacagggaAGGAGAAAGTTGGAGCCAGAGCATTTTGTCAAGATCGTTAATTGCTCGCCCACACCTGCCCGACCTTTGCAGGGTTTGTGGAAG GGCATTGGTGATGATATGAGTTTGGAATTTTATTTGACAAGCTATGATGACATTGGGGGTATAGCATGCCGAAGGATTGAAGACTCATCTAGACCATTTAATGGTTATAACCCAGTATTTTGGACGTCAAGTACGACATTGATTGAGCCTCCCTTTTCTGCTGAAGAAGAATATGAGTATCATAGTCGTGTACATCTGAGGCCACCTGCGGAGGCTGATGACTGCCATGATCATCTGCAGCGTTCAGATCATGGTGCTGTGTCACGCATGCTTCACATGACCTCAAGCTATGATTTGGTTATTCCAGGCACCACTATAAATCCTCGGCAGGTTGAGGGAAGAATTTGGCAGTATAGAAATGGGACGTATGGATTTGGATTTCTTCGCAACAATTATGTTATAGATCTCAAACATATAGCTCAAGATGGGCACCTTCTTGACACAATGGAATTTTCTAATGATTGA
- the LOC113712268 gene encoding LIM domain-containing protein WLIM1, giving the protein MAFAGTTQKCMACDKTVYLVDKLTADNRIYHKACFRCHHCKGTLKLGNYNSFEGVLYCRPHFDQLFKRTGSLEKSFEGTPKIAKPEKPVDFEKPLANKVSSMFVGTRDKCVGCSKTVYPTEKVSVNGTAYHKSCFKCTHGGCVISPSNYIAHEGRLYCKHHHIQLIKEKGNLSQLEGDHEKNSARGTEVAAES; this is encoded by the exons ATGGCATTTGCAGGCACAACCCAGAAATGCATGGCTTGCGACAAGACTGTGTATTTGGTGGATAAGTTAACTGCAGACAATCGAATCTACCACAAGGCTTGTTTTAGATGCCACCATTGCAAGGGCACCCTTAAG CTTGGCAACTACAATTCCTTCGAGGGAGTTCTGTATTGCAGGCCACATTTTGATCAGCTCTTCAAAAGAACTGGCAGCCTGGAGAAAAGCTTTGAAG GGACACCAAAAATTGCAAAACCAGAGAAACCTGTTGATTTTGAG AAACCACTGGCGAATAAAGTTTCAAGCATGTTTGTTGGAACAAGAGATAAATGTGTCGGCTGCAGCAAGACTGTCTATCCAACTGAAAAG GTCTCTGTAAATGGGACTGCATACCACAAGAGCTGCTTCAAATGTACTCATGGAGGATGTGTGATCAGCCCATCCAACTACATTGCCCACGAAGGGCGCCTATATTGTAAACACCATCACATTCAACTCATCAAGGAGAAAGGCAACCTGAGCCAGCTTGAGGGTGACCATGAGAAGAATTCAGCCAGAGGCACAGAAGTAGCTGCAGAATCATAA